A window of the Sabethes cyaneus chromosome 1, idSabCyanKW18_F2, whole genome shotgun sequence genome harbors these coding sequences:
- the LOC128746451 gene encoding uncharacterized protein LOC128746451: protein MLLAALLFTQTTAAVVGLLNLSLTPLDCRSKSPVEVLWQATVAVASSEDFSEQAYTVFVSWEFANERSSGLLSDLINQALGSLAYNRRLPVEIINRISVPMRRPRTHNVFFVDSMPAFEEIFADMCPKLFNFAGRYLIVLLSMEVVDEQEVVRGILQRMWQNYAVNVNVLFASQISPERANMYTYFPYTSRFCEEVTKLENIHRCPLNVALYSYSAFMQLKVNSRGEITALTGVDARLLAYLATSLNFTIAPREVPHGLRFGLIYDNGTSTGAMRMVIEGEMNFTLGYFGYNYLRHKYMSLTQNYYYSELLVIVSPGESYTSFEKLLLPYSNSLWLAFIGTITASLLTIVVIGRMPLRVQNFVFGHRNRTPSLNLINSLFGGSLFKLPGRNFARFFLTLWIIYTLILRTVYQQALFNFLQQSPNRSSPNSLKQLVDNDYPIFLIPTEVYVFDHMPELKPLLRIIPAERIHHFDDAIRNGHLRGARISNYEKILYDNARLPDGRKFRILKQRLYNYALSVGLRLNSCLTKPFDDKILKLNANGLVQAWVKHYVDEKYAAVVDLPGAADERRRKLNLEQLVGAFQSLGFALGGCFVTFLGELVWGWFEKKRKTEFL, encoded by the exons ATGTTACTGGCAGCTCTACTGTTCACTCAAACAACTGCCGCGGTTGTTGGTTTGTTGAATCTATCACTAACGCCGCTTGATTGCCGTTCGAAATCCCCAGTGGAAGTGCTCTGGCAAGCCACCGTAGCCGTCGCCAGTAGTGAAGACTTCAGCGAGCAAGCCTACACCGTATTCGTCTCGTGGGAATTCGCCAACGAACGATCCAGTGGATTGCTGTCTGACCTGATCAACCAGGCACTTGGTTCACTGGCCTACAACCGCCGATTGCCGGTAGAAATTATAAATCGAATTTCTGTACCCATGCGAAGGCCTCGTACCCATAACGTTTTCTTCGTTGACAGCATGCCGGCCTTCGAGGAAATTTTCGCCGATATGTGTCCCAAACTGTTTAACTTTGCTGGACGATATCTGATCGTGTTGCTGTCCATGGAAGTTGTTGATGAGCAGGAAGTTGTGCGAGGAATTCTGCAACGGATGTGGCAAAACTATGCGGTCAACGTGAATGTACTTTTCGCTAGCCAGATTAGTCCGGAGCGAGCTAACATGTACACCTACTTTCCGTATACTTCTCGGTTTTGTGAGGAAGTTA CGAAGCTGGAAAACATCCATCGATGCCCGTTGAATGTCGCTCTGTATTCGTACTCAGCTTTCATGCAACTTAAAGTTAATTCTCGAGGAGAAATCACTGCATTAACCGGCGTGGACGCTCGACTGCTAGCCTATCTAGCAACATCACTGAACTTCACCATCGCACCACGGGAGGTCCCGCATGGACTACGGTTCGGTTTGATCTACGACAACGGAACGTCAACTGGTGCTATGCGAATGGTCATAGAGGGTGAAATGAATTTCACCCTCGGCTACTTCGGCTACAACTACCTCCGTCATAAATACATGTCGCTAACTCAAAATTACTACTACTCGGAACTGCTGGTCATAGTGTCACCCGGAGAATCCTACACATCATTCGAAAAGCTGCTGCTTCCCTACAGCAATTCGCTATGGCTAGCTTTCATTGGAACGATTACAGCTAGCTTGCTAACAATCGTCGTCATCGGAAGGATGCCTCTGCGAGTGCAGAACTTCGTGTTTGGCCACCGAAACCGTACACCATCCCTGAATCTAATAAACTCCCTTTTCGGTGGATCTCTGTTTAAGCTACCGGGACGGAACTTCGCTCGGTTTTTCCTAACCCTGTGGATAATCTACACCCTGATCCTACGAACCGTCTACCAGCAGGCACTGTtcaactttcttcagcaatcaCCGAACCGTTCGTCGCCAAACAGCCTCAAACAGTTGGTGGACAACGATTATCCCATCTTCCTGATCCCGACGGAGGTTTACGTGTTCGACCACATGCCGGAACTAAAGCCGCTGCTTCGAATCATTCCAGCGGAGAGGATTCACCACTTCGACGACGCCATCCGTAATGGACACCTTCGGGGAGCTCGCATCTCAAACTACGAGAAGATTCTGTACGACAACGCTCGACTACCCGACGGGCGTAAGTTCCGCATCCTCAAGCAGCGACTGTACAACTATGCGCTCTCCGTAGGGCTACGACTGAATTCCTGTCTCACGAAACCGTTCGACGATAAGATTCTGAAGCTGAACGCCAACGGACTGGTGCAGGCTTGGGTGAAACATTACGTCGACGAGAAGTATGCTGCCGTGGTGGATCTGCCGGGCGCGGCAGATGAGCGGCGGAGAAAGCTGAACTTGGAGCAGTTGGTGGGCGCATTTCAGTCGCTGGGTTTTGCCTTGGGTGGCTGCTTTGTGACGTTCCTTGGCGAGCTCGTGTGGGGATGGTTCGAGAAGAAACGAAAGACGGAATTTCTGTAG